A genomic window from Bradyrhizobium lupini includes:
- a CDS encoding nitronate monooxygenase family protein — MKTAITELFGIEHPIIQGGMHFVGFAELAAAVSNAGGLGIITGLTQKTPELLAKEIARCRDMTDKPFGVNLTFLPTFAAPPYPEYIAAIVEGGIKSVETAGRSPEAYMPALKAAGITVIHKCTSVRHSLKAERIGCDAVSVDGFECGGHPGEDDIPNMILLPRAAEELKIPFVASGGMADGRSLVAALSLGAAGMNMGTRFIATKEAPVHQNVKNALVAATERDTRLIMRSLRNTERVLKNANVDRLLEIEREKGDKLKIDDIHDQVAGVYPRIMLDGQMDAGAWSCGMVAGLIHDIPTCKELVDRIMAEAETIIRTRLMGFLEETGAPRKVA, encoded by the coding sequence GTGAAGACCGCGATCACCGAACTGTTCGGCATCGAGCACCCCATCATCCAGGGCGGCATGCATTTCGTCGGCTTTGCCGAGCTGGCGGCTGCCGTCTCCAATGCCGGCGGACTCGGCATCATCACCGGTCTCACGCAGAAGACGCCGGAGCTGCTGGCAAAAGAGATCGCACGCTGCCGCGATATGACCGACAAGCCGTTCGGCGTGAACCTCACTTTCCTGCCGACCTTCGCCGCGCCGCCTTATCCGGAATACATCGCCGCCATCGTCGAAGGCGGCATCAAGTCCGTGGAGACCGCCGGCCGCAGCCCGGAAGCCTACATGCCGGCGCTGAAGGCCGCCGGGATCACGGTCATCCACAAATGCACCTCGGTGCGCCACTCCTTGAAAGCCGAGCGCATCGGATGCGACGCGGTCAGCGTCGACGGCTTTGAGTGCGGCGGCCATCCCGGCGAGGACGACATTCCCAACATGATTCTGCTGCCGCGCGCGGCGGAGGAATTGAAGATTCCGTTCGTCGCATCCGGCGGCATGGCGGACGGCCGCAGCCTCGTCGCGGCGCTGTCGCTGGGGGCGGCCGGCATGAACATGGGCACGCGCTTCATCGCGACCAAGGAAGCCCCGGTGCATCAGAACGTCAAGAACGCGCTGGTCGCGGCGACCGAACGCGACACCCGCCTCATCATGCGGAGCCTGCGCAACACCGAGCGCGTGCTGAAGAACGCCAATGTCGACCGCCTGCTCGAGATTGAACGCGAGAAGGGCGACAAGCTGAAGATCGACGACATCCACGACCAGGTCGCGGGCGTCTATCCCAGGATCATGCTGGACGGGCAGATGGACGCCGGCGCCTGGAGCTGCGGAATGGTCGCAGGCCTCATCCACGACATCCCCACCTGCAAGGAACTCGTCGACAGGATCATGGCTGAGGCGGAAACCATCATCCGTACCCGTCTAATGGGGTTTCTTGAAGAGACGGGTGCACCGCGAAAGGTCGCCTGA